The genomic region GGTTGTTTCGTAATCATGTTAAGATTGAACAATGTTATAACCGTATTTCTTACTTTTTAGTGTATCTACAAATATACTATTTATACAGTTAaagatcatataatttatgtatgaGAATTATGCTAGTATAGCAacaaataattgaagaaaatatcaatcttttttatgaagaaaatattaaaacttttatgcAAATTGATGGCACAATTgatgagaaaatatatatcaagcAAAGGATCACATGGATGTATATTTTGAAGcttgaagaaaaatggaaaacaatGGTGCATTCgaccaaaattagaaaaatactacaaaatagaaagaatATGGCTATTTTTTCCTCTTCAAATGAAACTTTCGTTAACtttaatagttttattaatagaaTGACTAAgaacttaaaaaagaaaaagaaaaaacaataatttgagAGTTAAAACAACAATCTTAAATTATTCGAAAATCAAAAATTGCACGAGTGGCtttgtttgaaaatcaaaatcgtaattattcttgatattatacatagaGTAGGGTCAAATTTATCTTCAAAATCATATCCCTATGCGTGCAATGCACGTGATGCTGTATGGTATAcataatatcacaaaattaaaaagatagtAGAAGTTGCACGTATAAATACAAGAAGGCAAAGTTTAATTagtatgaaatataataaaataatggctTTGTACTTGCTTGGATGGAGGATCGAGCTTGAACACTAGCCCGATGTCTAATCACTGTTTCACTTAATGAACACATCCCGCCAATTTAGGTGGGATGAGTTATTTGTAAGCCCAACCACTATAATCAACCTAAATATACTGACTACATTTAATCGTAGATTTCTTCAtcatacatttaattatgattttaatctATCATCCCGTTAGtctataccaaaatataaacaGGGGTTTActtaatttgttgaaaaatgtGGCGGCTAagatataaatttcaaaaatatcacGCACAACATATGGCCccatatattaaatgtaacGAATTAATGTTcaaccttttaattttaacttgttatgtaaataatttatttaagaatagaaacataaaacaaaagtGTATATcgaaattaatgaattaaaattttaggcgTTAACGAGTTTGTGACATAGGAGTCTATGTATGTTATATGTGCATGGAATTGCAACAAAATTTCCTAGTAATTGCCATATAATACATGCCATGCATATTCGTGCGCGTATGTGTATATGATGTGTTGGTAAAATTGGATAAAGTTATAACTGTATTTCTTACTTTTTGGTATATCTACAAATATACCATTTATAAAGTTAAAGATCATATATTTGATGTATGAGAATTATTCTAGCAcgcaataaataattaaacaaaatatcaattgctttgatgaagaaaatattaaaacttttatgcATATTGATGGTACAATTGatgagtaaatataaaatatacatcgTCTGAAGCAAAGGATCATATGGAAGCATATTTCGACATTATGGCATAGTTATCCAGTAATATGAAACTGCGCACCATGGTGGTACTGCTGAAACGTGCCATTGATCTGAGAAGAACAAGACATTATTCACTAGTTTAACTTGTTCGATTTAGATCTCGAAAATGTTACTTGTTCATGATATGGTTTGAAATCTAACATAGTCTTCaaactcaaataaataattaattcattgacggtataattaaatattaacttcCATAACTAATCAATTACATGTAacttattaatatcaattaaattcatctttttggtttcttgattttttgttttcttttcttttgtatttttttctttttttgctcCACAATTacttattactattttatttttgcatggTTTCTAAGTTCACTTGATCAGGCTttaatattacttaatttgttgaaaaacatGGTGGCTAAAATacagatttaaaaaatatcacgcGCAATATATGATGCGTACAATGGACCCCACAtattaaatactaaattataaataattaattttcgaCCTTCTAATCTTAACTTGTTATGCAATTCGAAAAGTATCAACGGCAATAGATGATGCGTACAATAGACCccacatattaaataataattttaattttttttttattttaacttgttatgcaaattgattaatGTAGAATAAAGACATAAATAAAAGTGTATATCAAAACATTCATAAGAAAATCAACAcgctcttcttcttctaagAAGATACTTCTTATTGGCACTTGAACATTTTATCGATGCAAACATGACCTACATATGGTTAAGCACATTCCGCgacatgtaattaattaaaattttaagcgTTAATGAGTTTGCAACATAAGAGTCtatctatattatatgtacatggaattacaacaaaatattctaGTAATTGTCGTATGATACATGCCATACACtgatacacatatatatatagatagatatacaCGTGCGTGCGTACGTGCGTATATGACATACACGCACGTGCGTATATGacatattagtaaaattggATAAGATTATAATTGTATTTCTTACTTTATTACGtatctaaaaatatactatTGATACAATTAAAGGTCATCTAATTTATGTATGAGAAGTATGCTAGTATAGCAacaaataattgaagaaaatatcaatcggtataatgaagaaaatattaaaacttttatggGAATTGATGGGCACAATTGATGAGGGAATATATATCATCCGAAACAAAGAATCACATGTATgcatattttgatattatggCACAATTATCCAACAATATGAAATCACGCACCACGATATTACTGCTGAAAGATGCTATCGATCTGAGAAAGAATAAGACAATGTTCCCTAATTTAAGTTGTTTGATTTAGGATTCGAAAATGTTACTTGTTCATGTCATGATTTGAAATCCAGCATAATCTTCaaactcaaataaataattaaattcatccataataaatttaaatattaacttCCGCAACTAATCAAGTTATGTTCTAACTTTTATATGTCATCATCATTTAATATCTTTCAAATTTAAGAATGATTGTCTATAACACAATATTATTTGCAGGTAGTAGataaatttatgtatcttTGATGTACACAAATTACGCACGCAATATATTGACAATATTTTCACTTATGTGCGTGCatgaacatatattttttaggataattacactttcttttcCTGAGGTTCgagataattatacataaatccttgtggtttaaaaaattacatttggtACCTATAAGATTTGTTTCCATCTAACAAGTAAGTCcctccattaatcaaaatccagataaatatcacttttggtccctatAAGTATGCCACTTATCCAGATTTTAGGTTCATCATGTTTCCTCGTCATTAAAATTAGTCTCTCAAGTTTAAggatttcatcaattttggtccttcagtTAAAAATCTGTTAATTTTTAACGAATttctgtaaataaaaaatgtgatagTAAGGAGTTGAGCCCATGCCTTCAATTTTATATGCAAAGGTAACCCAACAACTTTCTTTCTAGGCCTTTCAGTAACCCAAATGTTATTTATCGTCCTAAATTTCTCCCACATAGGATGAATTAGTCCAGATCTccgaaaaaaatacaaataaattatttttctttcttttcacgAACTCTAGCAGCCAAACAATTTGAGCTAAGTGGGcgtaaaaataagaataagaaaaacaataagtgataagtatttttattatgatgaaACCAATTCtgaattatatttcaattgatgtttaaaatatttttcaaaattatttttatgtatttggtgacattattttatgtatttatttatgcattttatgtattttcatatattataatttatgacaTTATTTGGTGTTGTGTTATTTTGATTGGTCAGATATATAGAAATTCATTggaattttatatgttatttgaataattaattttggttgattttgagatttttttaacattttttaatttactataagtaaaatttaatttagtgaaacaactaaaaataagtttggcTAAGTGGTGAGGCCACTAATTTGTTAAGGTGAATGTGTGGGTTTGATTCTGTGATAGCACATTTATGGTTAAATTTTTAGGTAAATTATGCCAAACTCCTTggaggttgttgtaatttacccttttttttaataaattcattaaaattaacgAATTTTTAATGGAACGATCAAAGTTGATggaatttctaaatttgataagaaaaaaacataaggGACCAAATCTGGATAAGTGGCATACTTGAGGGAACGAAAAGTGAAATTTACccgtcaaaattaattgaatttgttgatattaattaaaaaaaatagatgaaaactcatatttaccccaattcacttattactaattattcttaagacacgttaatgcatgtgggGAGGTATAtattcaccgttataagggaagtttaatcaaaaaaaagaaattgtttgacctgtaataaatcaatttgtagtaaatatcaattctcgttcaacttttttgttaatatcaacaagttTAGTTAATGTTGACTAACgaaataacttatttattaaacggaATCAAAAATTGATGGTACTAATAGTATTTTTTCCAACCAcgaaaaatttacgtataattacgcTAAATCTGAGGAGAAGAGAATCTAATAATTATCCATATATTCTACCAAGTTTTTGGAAAAACTGCTTTCATTGTTTCACTCTATATGTTCCGGACGCTGATAAAAATAACTTTagtaccaaaaagaaaatgaaaaaagatagTAGCTAAGAAGGGTTTTTGACATAAAGTGCCAAGGTTTTAGATCTCCATCctttaatgttaattatacGTTCGTATCATAAATTCTATAAGATATTCATTCATCTTGTGTTTGTGTTATTATAGTGAGATAATTCCATTTTTCGTACTCAAaatatacttcttttttttttcagttttagtacctcaaattaaataatcagaCTTGATAtctaaagtttttaattttcatcctcCTAAATATCTTCCGTTTGGTTTACGATTAAAACAAACGATCaatctaattttaaaagaaaaaaataggcGGGATCTTGCTTATATAGGGCAGATTTGGCTGCTATTTTATTCAATACataaaaagtttttattttaattttaattttataattaaagacaataatgaaaaatgaaaaatatatttaacccaatttatataaaaaaaatattgattgaaatagttaaattcaaacattttctcccaattcaaattattatgaaaaaaaaaactcatacTAAATGCGGGGTAGTGTAGAGATAATcattagtaataatttaagaaaactaATAGAGTCTTATGTTCAATCATCACTTAGACCCAATCAAAAGTTGTCAATGTACTTTTGAGTCAATAAAATTGCACAtccaaattttgatatattatacCGTTGTCTGTGcacaaaataagaaatacatttcgattattgttttttgctgagattattttgtttataaattattaagacTTTCTACTTCACTAGTcataaaaaatccaaacaaaaaatcatttcttgaaataattaaaagaaaagtataaaaaattatagcataaGCGCTCGACAAATAGTGTATGACAACATTTGCAGTGTGAccaagcaaaaagaaaaaaggaaaaaaaaattatgcttttttccataaaattggtaaatttttttagaaattgaaataaatatgtatttttttatattattgtactcaattatgaaattaaaatcaaaatgaatcaaaatagaattttttctgTATGTTGAACAATATAAAAGCCAAATGCCCATTACATACACAAATTCTCGCCtaattttccctccaaaatcCCTATCAACTTAACAGAAAGTTCTTAGGcggataaaaattaaaaacttaggATTCCAAATTTGACGGCTTGGAAATTTAGGCtattaaaactgaaaaagtGGTATGTTTTGGGTATGAAATGTGAAATTTAAGCCAGCAATCCTATTCattaatctaaatatattcttattttcagACGAAAACGCATACGACattgaaaatacatatttaacgATGATAACTGAAAATGAGAACATAAGCAAACAGGCCAACTTGTAGTTTTACATGAAAACTCCACTTATAAATCAACCGAGTTGCTGCAAGAATTATAAACCCTACCAACATAAGTCGCCACGCCATGATAAATAACACTATGAACTTCTCACATTTCTCTGATTTGTTTGAGGTACTTAACAAACGAAGCGGGCTGAAcatgatttatttcaaatacttaACAAACCAATCCAACATGTCACCGTGAGCCTCTTCTGCGCTGTTCACAGCGTGGTCATCATCATCGCTGCACCTTATGGCCCATCCATGTGAAACTCCGGGAAATATCTTGACAAAGGCATCAACCTATAGAGTAATAAGAAAGTACGGTCAACCTTCATTTACATTATCacaaattttcaacaaaaaggTTGAGCATCGTCAACACGCAATTCAGTCCTTAACCAAGAGTGTTAAGGATGTTTTATTTCACGCAACATATATGTGAAACATCACAAGTATGTTATATGTGTACcaatatatgttaattaacaTGAGCAAGTACGAGGAAAATGTATCCATGACGGTAGAAAACTAGGAATAGAAGTGACTTTCATGTAAGGAAGTCTTATTAAAACGATTCAGAATGCAAGAAATAggatataagtataaatatatacgaTTCTTACCTCAGGCTTAGCATTTAAAGCAGTTTCGAATTGTTTCACAAGTTCTGGTGGAGAGGCATGGTCGTGCTCAGCTCCAAGAATTGAAATTGGAACCTTAACTCCTGAGAATCGTAACGTTGTCAAATTTCAGAACTACTTGTATTTTAGTTCTAACCATGGCAACcaagaaaaaagtgaacaTCTTACCCTGAATATCTTCTAAACTTACTAATGAAGGATGTATCAGCACGCCAGCCTGGATATAACCTTCCTTTGCTAGTTCCACAACAACCTTGGCTGAAATGAAATTTGAGTTTACACTTTCAGCAAATCATAGTACTGAGACTACTTAAACTTGTGACCTTAACAGTAAGAAAAAGCCTGACCTCCCCAACAGAAGCCTGCAGCGCCAATCTTGGTTATGCCTTTGCTTTTTAAAGCTTCAATGAGTGGCTTTGTGTCTTTAGATCCTTGTGTCTACAAAGTATTTAGAGACAATAGCGAAGAAAAGTGCCGAAGCGTAAGTTCGtttcttttaagaattaaGTAATGTTGAAGTTTGACAGATGGGTCAGAAATCAGTTGAAACTAAGTTCTCAATACTTGTctgaatcttttttttttctttttttttctgtttttggcCAATATATCGAGCTTAtggaacaagaaaagaaaagaaagatggaTTTTTAATAGTTGAGATAGTTTTAAGGGTATAAGATAACTTACagggcaatgattttttatccaaCCAGGAAAAACCTGGTGAAATCTCTCAGCATCGCACGGATCTCCTCGGAAATAATCTGGAACCACAGTATAAAATCCAGCAGCAGCAACTTTGTCGGCAAGCTTCCTAACAGTAGATAAAATATATGGAGTATGAGATCAATGTTAACATCACAAATAGCTTCAAAAATTCTGCAAAAGCAAATCTTTCGCTCTAAAATATActggaaatttaatttacgTAAATGGGATATATTTGAGGTCTGCCTTATAAGATGCTGACTACTTATAACTCACAGAGCGAATCTGTCGACCCTGATATTCACATGATTAAAGTTAGCCATATCCCGTCTTCTCGCTCTCTATCTGATGCATGGACATAGAGTTTACCAGATTAAAGATTTGATACCAACTACGGTGCTTGTCTGCCTCTTACAAGATAATCTCCACAAGAATTAGAGCTAGTTCACAGGACTACTTAAGAGCACATTTTTACTGTCTGTTTTCACAACTTAGCAACCcggaaagaaaagaaggagaaaaaggGGAGTATACAGATCCTTCCAACTAAATTCAGTGAATATCTTTGTGGATACTACTGAGCAAGATGGATTACAACATTTGCAATACATGATAAGAGAAAGCCATGATTTCATCACAGTTCCTATGTAATTCcgaaaataactaatatagcAGCAGCTCCCAATTTCAGCATTATGTCGtcacaacaaaataatttagtcaGATCAACTAGAGACTTGAAGCTGATACACATAAAAAGATGTTAACCTTCTCAATCTACAAGCTAGTGTTGATCTTCTTTGCTAATATTTTGAGGCCCGCAggcctttttcctttttctctcctttttttagtttttttccctctttgcttttttccttttgtactTGGGGCTTGTATATTCTTCTGAACTTTGTAATctttttattccttttaatTAGATGAGAGCAGACCCCAGAAAATCCCCCACCAACTCTTGGtggtttttgaaaataaaaaacatgttAAACCCGAAATAGGTATACACACCATGTTTCCAGAAGAAGGCAGAGTCCTTGACAAATTAAAAGTTACATATAGCAAAGGGAtagcaaaaagaaataaatcataacaaaattgACTGCCATAGGGATGCTTACCTTAACTTAGGAGCCTCATATCCTGCATTAGTAAaatgaaatgagcaaaattaGCATGTATAAAATAGCCACAAGAATTTCTCTATAAACATGAACATGGATTGCATAACACCAACCAAGATCCACAATTGCACATGTGTGTACAAACACTTCCACAACTCATAACAAGACAAATAGCGCCATTTAGCTTGTGGGAACTATCCAACATAGATCCCAACGCTATGTTAGAATAAACCCGGGCGTACTTGTGACATCATCTAGTCCTATTACTCGAGATGAAATGATCATGGTCGAGAACAACATATTTAGATTTTCAAATGGATGTATACTTCTTTAGGTAGGAGTTAACAACGATAAGGCAGTCTAAGTGCTCTTGGAAAAGCTCAAACAACATTTGAGACTTTACTAGCAGAACTGAAACCGATTCGCAGTTCAAACTTATAtagaagaaaagataaaagccACTACTTTCAACCAatcatgacaaaaaaaaaaaaaaaaacttaaaatccACAACTGTAACACCATTTATTCACTTCATATCTCATGAACAGTAGTATTTCTTGTTTCACTTACgtttttatttgaaacaaATGTTACTGATTTCGCTACATCGGCCAAATCTACAACCTAAAGCACATCTAATATTATACAATaaccaaaaaaggaaaaaaaatactcaatCAGTAATGAAACACTGATCCTTAGAAGCATAACATCAAACAAATGGCAGACAACCAATCAAGTACCTCAGAAACAGAAGAACTACCCAAGAAGAAAAGTAAATAGTGCAGCATATGATAGTCAAATTGCAAGTGCTCCATCAAGAACATAGCAGAAACCTATAAAAACTCATAATATTCCACTTAAAGCTAGATACTTTAACACATACCAAAGATATCTGAGAtcaaaatgattgaaatctTGGAATCAGCAGACCCAGAAATATAGCAGGTGAGCCCTCCAAGTTCTTGCACTTCCCCTGCTCCACAGTCTGGGATCAGAGTTGGAGGATTAGAACAGCACTGGTCGCTTATTGACATCGAATCTGTTTTTCTTGGTTGTTGGAGAAATGACTGGAAGTATTCCACACACAACTATGTGGCCTAGAGTGTCAATCATGTGGGGAGTTTTATAGGGCAAAATTATCTCGAAATtacccaaaaacaaaaaggaaaattgacaaaatattgtGTTCTTATAgctttctaaaaaaattattattatgtacaAAAGCAGTCAATTCATAAAgggttttagaaaataaaatatggtcAGCATGACATAAGCACAAACGTAAGAGTAGTGAAAACTTAAGGGATAATTAGATTTGCCCCCTAATTTATGATCTATTTACTGCcatatcttttgaaaaattacacatacacttTCAAAAAATGTCAACATCCTTACTGATGCTTTTTTACTATCACgagtgatttttataattatgcaaaaaacagAGGTAATTTATGCCCGGAAACCATTGGTCAGAGGGTGGAAATCTAATTATCCCAAATACTAGTACAATGTGTGGTAAAACTCATTTTCGTCCCTcgagatttaattttaacttcaaaataatttgtaccttttcaatttgttttaattagtCCCtcttttaagttatttttccATATTAATCTTatgaagtatttttttttccacaaaaaaaaaaatcattttaatccTCACCTGGGTGGCACAAAGCTCGTAGCATGCCCACTCCTAGTGATTTACCACCCTGAGGCCTATTCGAACTCTTTCAActaagaaattcaaattggCACTTGAAGTAGGAGTCTCGTCGAGGAGAAATTTTAGCTTGGATCGAGCTTAATCAAAtctgaaccaattatatgataagtgtaatacacttattatgtgattagtatataatttaaaaaaaaaagtgacaaATCACATAGCAAGTGCGATACACTTTCTCTATGATTGATATGGTTCGACTAAACCTAATTCGGACAAGAAATTTTTCTAGCCTAGTCTCTCTTGTTTGCATGTCTTTAGGTCACCTTTACTTTGGGTGATTAGTCATGATATCACCCTTAATCaacctctattttttatttacttacttCCTGGTCAGCTTGTTATTGTGTTCTCCAGCTCGGTACGAATTATGATTAAGCCTTGATTTGAATCAAGAATTGGGGGCTGTATTGATTTGTTTTCATGGCCCACCACATGGTGATAAAAATTGAGGTTCCGAAATTGTCCTCatcttttatgcaattttctaaTCCCATccttactttttatttaattctccCATCAAATACACTCAAGTACACTGACATGACATGATGGTGACATAATTgtgagactaattggtaagtATTAGATAGATGTAAATttgattgataaataaattatagatcaagatttgaatatattaaaattcaaaggGACCTGATTggaattttataaagttttagaggtaaattacataattttagaaaattatggattaaattataatttaaataaaaagttgccAAAGATAagtatttgtaaataataataataataaataaataaaagaatgttGGAAAGTAGGATATGAGGAAGGCAGCATGTGGTGCCAACTCCTCCTACAACTAATGCAAATGTTTGgaattatatattgtaaataaaagtttttaatGATTGAAGAAACCAGATTCATTTATaaagattctttttttcccttccAGAGACAACCATGGTAAGAACTcatgtattaaattatgggaaaaatattattttagtcggttaagtatgcttaattttaattttaattcgataactatgtccatttttgtttagatccagtaacttacgaaattgtttacttttagtcatctggcagatttttgaataagtttacccctatgcaatttttgaaagacaattttagtccatatgcactcatagggataaattgtccgaaaatctgtgagaggactaaaagtaagcaatttcgtaagttactggacttaaacaaaaatggacatagttatcgaattaaaattaaaattacgcATACTTAATGTTACATTTATAGgactttatatataactaaaaaattatttgataattattacaaaaataaatttaattataaaacaattacaagctgaaatttaaatatattaatatttgaagggatcaaattgaaactttattaaatatctggagacaaattatataatagaaaTTAGAGAACGTACGTAACGAAATCTTGATGAAAGTCTAAAttgaacaaatatatataagatatattgtaattattatataaggtaagaattttatttcaaatttattattaatttatatatatcatttaattagtgcatttattaatttaatctatacTATCTGAATTAatgtttaatcaaattttttttatgaatttgacTATTTATAAATCAGTGATTGATTAAATATCTCATTTATATGAAGAATGTTAtagttagttaattaaattacttgatttattatatttattataattgatttactcAATTTAATCAAGGttattaatcaaatacttaattatatgtagtgttgcttaattaattactgtAATAGTGAGGAA from Sesamum indicum cultivar Zhongzhi No. 13 linkage group LG3, S_indicum_v1.0, whole genome shotgun sequence harbors:
- the LOC105156959 gene encoding endo-1,3;1,4-beta-D-glucanase-like — protein: MSISDQCCSNPPTLIPDCGAGEVQELGGLTCYISGSADSKISIILISDIFGYEAPKLRKLADKVAAAGFYTVVPDYFRGDPCDAERFHQVFPGWIKNHCPTQGSKDTKPLIEALKSKGITKIGAAGFCWGAKVVVELAKEGYIQAGVLIHPSLVSLEDIQGVKVPISILGAEHDHASPPELVKQFETALNAKPEVDAFVKIFPGVSHGWAIRCSDDDDHAVNSAEEAHGDMLDWFVKYLK